In Pirellulales bacterium, a genomic segment contains:
- a CDS encoding type II secretion system GspH family protein produces the protein MGKRQPVSRRRPLHGFTLIELLVVISIIGILIGMLLPAVMYSQATMRQTHCKANLQQIGLALMMYVDRQGIEGVFPDAPSLPSVAPQRENILQLLGPFIENSKPVFVCPSDTEYAEVEKLSYEYPSARLAGKRRVQLTADRNGNERYASSEVMLMYDFENFHGTWIRGSRVDEEDETTFHRGTRNFLYLDGHVDNF, from the coding sequence ATGGGCAAAAGACAGCCGGTTTCGCGCCGCCGGCCCCTACATGGTTTCACGTTGATTGAACTGCTCGTGGTGATTTCGATCATCGGGATCCTGATCGGAATGTTGCTGCCGGCGGTCATGTATTCGCAGGCCACCATGCGGCAGACGCACTGCAAGGCCAACCTGCAACAGATTGGCTTGGCGCTGATGATGTATGTCGATCGGCAGGGGATCGAGGGGGTGTTTCCCGACGCACCCAGCCTGCCGAGCGTGGCGCCGCAGCGCGAGAACATATTGCAATTACTGGGACCGTTTATCGAAAACAGCAAGCCGGTGTTCGTTTGCCCCAGCGACACCGAGTACGCGGAAGTGGAGAAGCTGAGCTACGAGTACCCCTCGGCTCGCTTGGCCGGAAAACGGCGCGTGCAACTCACGGCCGACCGCAACGGCAATGAGCGGTACGCCTCGAGCGAGGTGATGCTGATGTACGACTTTGAGAACTTTCACGGCACTTGGATTCGGGGCTCGCGCGTCGACGAGGAGGACGAAACGACGTTCCATCGCGGCACGCGCAATTTTCTATATCTCGATGGGCATGTCGACAATTTCTGA
- a CDS encoding MBL fold metallo-hydrolase, with amino-acid sequence MVSLTELPPIERFQSSSGAKIYRLPVEAFPGFIAYAYVVFDVGPTTIIDTGSGYGNSNDHLLQGLEAIRTQFGEPFHVSDIRRIILTHGHIDHFGGLPMLMEHTDAEIGIHVLDRRVLAAYEERVTVATKALRVYLERAGVDADFQLKLMEYYGFSKKHVKSLRVDFTIADGQTIDGMRFIHTPGHCPGQVCVVMGDVLISADHILEKTTPHQSPESITNYNGLGHYLEALDRVAESPGFDVALGGHEGPIRDVYKRIGQIRDSHDRKLDRVLDVIRASNDPITISQISKEMYPRVKGFNILLALEEVGAHVEYLDQHGQLQVSNLDEVEREMNPALRYRVV; translated from the coding sequence ATGGTCTCTCTGACCGAACTTCCGCCTATTGAACGATTTCAGTCGAGCTCGGGGGCCAAGATTTACCGCCTGCCGGTCGAGGCCTTCCCCGGCTTCATCGCCTATGCCTACGTCGTATTCGATGTCGGCCCGACCACGATCATCGACACCGGTAGCGGCTACGGCAACTCGAACGATCACCTGCTGCAAGGGCTGGAAGCCATTCGCACCCAGTTTGGCGAACCATTCCACGTCAGCGACATTCGTCGCATCATCCTCACGCATGGGCATATCGACCATTTTGGCGGCCTGCCAATGCTCATGGAGCATACCGACGCCGAGATCGGCATTCATGTGCTCGATCGCCGCGTGTTGGCCGCCTACGAAGAGCGGGTGACCGTGGCCACCAAGGCGCTGCGCGTCTATCTGGAGCGCGCCGGCGTCGACGCTGATTTTCAGCTCAAGCTCATGGAGTACTACGGCTTTTCTAAAAAGCATGTCAAATCGCTCCGCGTCGATTTCACCATCGCCGATGGGCAGACGATCGACGGCATGCGCTTCATCCACACCCCCGGCCACTGCCCCGGCCAGGTCTGCGTGGTCATGGGCGACGTGTTGATCAGCGCCGACCACATTTTAGAAAAAACCACCCCGCACCAATCGCCCGAGAGCATCACCAACTACAACGGACTGGGACACTACCTCGAGGCGCTCGATCGCGTGGCCGAGTCGCCCGGCTTCGATGTGGCGCTCGGCGGGCACGAAGGCCCCATCCGCGATGTTTACAAGCGCATTGGCCAGATTCGAGACAGCCACGATCGCAAGCTCGATCGCGTGCTCGACGTGATTCGCGCCTCGAACGACCCGATCACCATCAGTCAGATCTCGAAAGAGATGTATCCCCGCGTCAAGGGATTCAATATCCTGCTCGCGCTCGAAGAAGTCGGCGCGCATGTCGAGTACCTCGACCAGCACGGACAACTCCAGGTGAGCAACCTGGACGAGGTGGAGCGCGAGATGAACCCCGCGCTCCGCTACCGAGTGGTGTAG
- a CDS encoding DUF1080 domain-containing protein gives MKCKACWHWLAMMVMVAGSACGEEPIVPQEPMALFNGHDLTGWRAWLKESGYEDPKQVFRVEDGQLHITGDGLGYLATAKTYADFELIVEFRWGEKTWGSRREATRDSGVLVYANGEDGSALENWMPSLEVQLIEGGTGDFIVINGKRPDGSPTEVAIVSEVARDRDGEAIWKAGGKAEKFTAGRVNWYGRDPDWEDKIGFRGKEDVESPLGEWTTVRTVCDGPHVQVFVNDRLVNEAKQVTPTSGKILIQTEMAELFVRKVELRPLSAKSKAKR, from the coding sequence GTGAAATGCAAGGCGTGTTGGCACTGGTTGGCAATGATGGTGATGGTCGCGGGCTCGGCATGTGGCGAAGAGCCGATTGTGCCGCAGGAGCCAATGGCGTTATTCAACGGACACGATCTGACCGGCTGGCGCGCCTGGCTCAAGGAATCTGGATACGAAGATCCCAAGCAGGTTTTTCGCGTCGAAGATGGGCAACTGCACATCACCGGCGATGGCCTCGGTTATCTGGCCACCGCAAAGACTTACGCCGATTTTGAGCTGATCGTCGAGTTTCGCTGGGGCGAAAAGACCTGGGGCTCGCGGCGCGAGGCGACGCGCGACTCGGGCGTTTTGGTCTACGCCAACGGTGAGGATGGCAGCGCGCTGGAGAACTGGATGCCAAGCCTCGAAGTGCAACTGATCGAAGGGGGAACCGGCGACTTTATAGTGATCAACGGCAAGCGACCCGATGGCTCGCCGACCGAGGTTGCGATCGTGAGCGAGGTGGCGCGCGATCGCGACGGCGAGGCGATCTGGAAGGCAGGGGGCAAAGCGGAGAAGTTCACCGCCGGACGGGTGAATTGGTATGGCCGCGACCCCGACTGGGAGGACAAAATTGGCTTCCGCGGCAAAGAGGATGTGGAGAGCCCCCTGGGCGAGTGGACCACGGTGCGGACCGTGTGCGACGGGCCACACGTGCAGGTGTTTGTGAACGACCGGCTGGTGAACGAGGCCAAGCAGGTGACGCCAACCTCGGGCAAGATCTTGATCCAGACCGAGATGGCGGAGCTATTTGTCCGAAAGGTCGAGCTGCGACCGCTTTCGGCCAAATCCAAGGCCAAGCGATAA